The following are encoded in a window of Phaseolus vulgaris cultivar G19833 chromosome 3, P. vulgaris v2.0, whole genome shotgun sequence genomic DNA:
- the LOC137839373 gene encoding uncharacterized protein — protein MHADWHKAPPKELRSIYSPWPFHTWGINILGPFPREIRQMKYLIVAIEYFTKWREAELVAQITAHKVQHFVWKNIVCRFGVPRRLISNNGTQFAKLGKLCAEVGIKLKKAKGAWAEEVPRIVWAYHTTPQSSTMETPFSLVYGSHAMIPVEIHESSPCFLSFVAEECNKERKVNLDLLDEARQEVRIKAEVVKRRVEHQYSSKVKLRQFQVGDLVMRKAHPYELENKLSPKWTRPFRVTEAKGNGSYNLETLEGGPIPRSWNAANLKFYFS, from the exons atgcatgcagactggcataaggcacctccaaAGGAGCTGAGATCGATCTACAGCCCATGGcccttccacacatggggaattaaTATTTTGGGGCCTTTTCCCCGGgagataaggcagatgaagtatttgatagttgccatcgagtacttcacgaagtggagaGAGGCAGAActagtggcacagatcactgcacacaaagtacaacactttgtttggaagaacattgtgtgtcgttttggagTGCCAAGGCGTCTCATCTCCAACAATGGCACTCAGTTCGCGAAGTTGGGGAAGCTGTGTGCAGAAGTGGGAATCAA GCTTAagaaggctaaaggggcgtgggcagaagaagtaccaaggatcgtgtgggcttatcacaccacgcctcaatcttccaccatggagacaccATTCAGCCTAGTGTACGGGTCACatgccatgatcccagtagaaATCCACGAGAGTTCCCCATGTTTCCTAAGCTTTGTGGCAGAGGAATGCAAcaaagagagaaaggtgaatctAGACCTGTTAGACGAGGCCAGACAGGAAGTAAGGATAAAGGCTGAAgtcgtgaagagaagagtagagcatcagtacagctctaaggtgaagctgcGGCAGTTCCAAGTTGGCGACctagtcatgaggaaggctcatccttacgagttggagaacaaattgtctcccaagtggaccagaCCCTTCAGAGTAACAGAAGCCAAGGGAAACGGTTCGTACAATCTAGAGACTTTAGAAGGAGGGCCCATTCCACGCAGTTGGAATGCggccaatttaaaattttatttcagttga